ACAAATTATTAATGAtcctttttataaaaatctttttacaAGTGAATTTCTGTTCATATGAGTTTCCGCGAAGGCGTTACTGTATTTGCACTTTTGTTCATTTGAACATGCTTACAAATGATGCCCAGCCGCATCACCGACATAAAGCAACATCGAAAATTTCTGCTCATGTTGATTGTTAACATTTCTTGttcatgactggttacatgtAACTTGTTTGGCCAATAAAAACTCCATGCTCATTGACCATTTGGAaagtatttttggtttttcgtcAATATCAATGCAACCTAAAACATATAAAGGATAATTTAGTATTTTGGTTGAAGAAAAGGTAATTCTACactaattcaaaatgaaatggacCTATATATGTGGTAAGAAAGGTCTCCAGTACGATTTTAGTTGGTATGGGTTACTCATTTAAGATGTATTTTGGATTTTTcctcaacaccaatgcaacctttaACATAATTCGAGTGCCCTAGTTTTTTCATTAGTAATTCTGcagttattaaaaataaaataaccattACATGATATTGCTAAGAAAGGTCTCCAGCAGTCAAATATTACCATTTTTAAGGCTACTCACGTGGGCAgtatattttgtgtttttcttcattgTAACCTGTAACATATTAAGtgcaatcttatttttttattgtagaatagggAATTCTACACTAATAAGCAACGAGAATTAACTTTGTATtttataggaaaggtcttcagAACGATTTAAATTGGGTTTAAGCTATTCACATTATGGAagtgtttgggttttttctacAACACCATCAATGTAACCTATATCATTAAAGGAGAAAGATTCCATTTTATTGTATGCTACactaattaaaaatgaaatgacctTTATATGATATGGGAAAGGTCTCGAacaaaacattacattttttaaggCTTCTCGTTTGGAAAGAATTTTGGGTTTATTATCAATACCAATGCAACCTATACCATATACCGGATAAGCTAGTATTTTCATTGAAGAAACGGTAAGTCTatactttttcaaaatgaaaggaacCTTGTGATGAAGGTCTTCATAACGATTCAAATTAGGTTTAAGGATTAAGGATGTTTTTTCCCGAAATTTTATATTTCCcgatttttccaaaaaaagagattttcggCAGGGAAGGAAAAAACAGGCTATCTCTACGACCTTTTTTTAATCTCGATATTAGTAAAATTGGCAACTACGCtggggaaaattgaaaaatatccATTTTCAACAAGCAATATACTACTCAACGTCAACGGCACCAAAATTCCGCTATGGGACGTAAAAATCTGTAAAAATTCAGGCCAATCCAGTTTTTTTAATCCGGATTCATCTTTGTTTTCAGAAATCAAATATTCCCttccgttcgggagatatttgaTGTTAAAGtatgggttttttttaatttcaacaattttggggaggggggtgtttggtatcgcttttttggaaaaagcgacacttaaaaaaacgaattctcccaaaagtttCCTTGGCCAATCCTCAATGCAAatccaaaatgaaatatttttataaattgcATTTGCCAAGTAATTAGCAATGTAGTGAAGGGCTCATTTTGCCaatttcccacccagcctagtcgccattttttcacCTCTCTCTTGTGGTCCTGGTGGATAACAGCCAAAGCTACGCTTTTTTGGCCTTTAATTTACCCCGAGTGACATAGTTTTCAATTCTGAGGTACAGAGACCACGTAAAGAAAAACATGCCAATGCTTTGGGGATGTGGTTGCACCAAAGGTGAGCTAATCAAGACAATCAGTCAGTCTCGTTTACGCTCTGTAGCAGTTAAGTCCATTGTCAACCGGGATCTCAATACCGTTGCCCATAAACTATCTCAGttgaaaacctgaaaaaacgtaacaatataaaaaaatgtctgaaTTCAGAATTGAGGCTTGAGGGTATCATAGTCGGTTCTTTTGAAGTAAAAGTTAAATACCTCAAGGACCTTTCTGGGGGGAATAAATAAGTACTCAAGGCATGGAGAGGGATAAAGCTAAACATCAACTCAAATGTTTTGGACCTCATAAGATGACAAGTTGCAAATATTCTGCATACcggacagcaacaacaaacatcTCGGATATCAACTGACCGTTGAAACCTATTGAAAGCAAaaccaatttattttaaaataaagtgaGTTGAGTAAATCTCCTGACAACTGAggtcaaaacttgaaaaaacggaaaaatgtCTGAATTTCTTACTCTAAGTTTAAGTTAAGTATGATATTCTTAGAAGCTATGATAACGTAAAAAAGAACACCTTCCAGTAAAGAGAAATAGTTTTACGTTGTTCATGGTTTTGGGTTACAATCATAGGCCTCTGCAATGAACTCTCTAATTCAGCATTTCAATGCCTGCTACTACCTTTCCAACCAATTTCAATGGTTACCTATAACGAATGAAGCGACTTTCCTCTTCTCGAAGTGTACATCAGCATAAGGGTGAATCTTTTCGACGAAGTTGATGGTACTGTATCACGTTATGttagtcttttacatttatattgtacattttaaaaacacagaaataacaaaccacaaaacaaaacaaaacaaaacaaaacatgtacTGGAATTTTTTAGGTTTAATCCAACGTTGAATAAAACCTAGAGTAAACGCAGAACACGAagtcaacacgaaaaaaagaattaaagcagtttttttggttatccataagttccaatttttatggcaaatctgctgctgcttccaGTCTTCCATATTCTTTTTCGTCAGATTGGTGCAGAGTATCAGCTTCATCACTTTGAGAGGGGCTTCCTTGCATCAGGGTATCGATACCTTCTTTAGTTATCCCGGAATTTGAAATTACTCCAAAATACCTGAAATTTGGGAAAGCATTGAATTCTGTGATCTTTTGAAAAACATGGTTTGTTAAGCAAAGACAAGTACTAAGGGTTATAGACATCAGAGCAGAGGGCGATAAAAGCAACATCAGATTATCGGGACAACGACAAGAATCgaagttcaaatttttaaggtttttttgtattttagggGTGGGGGCGTTCGCTTTCTTAAACCTCTCGACCTCTTGAAGATCTTCCTCGTTAaagaatttcgaaaaaaaccaGAGGTCGTTTCTGATCAATAAATCGTAGATTATATGAAATGCAACCTCAAAAAGGTAAGAAAGAACAATTGACTCGAGCGAGTTCCAAATCGAAGTATGGCAAAAAGACAAGTCACTACACCTTCGTAGAATGAAATGTCGTTAGTTAGAGCTTCAGAAATTTTAAGGATTTCGGAGGTGGGAAATTTTCGCCTTTGCTCTAGTAGGCGATATTTACCCTTCctacgaaaatgaaacaaaggagaaatcgcgACAACACCGCGGGGTGGGATAGAAGGGGAGAAATGGGCTAAAATAacaaatctcattttcaatttgaaattcattatattaaatgaaactcaaaaaatttgaaaatgacactTGTCATAGAACTAACGAagctcttcatttttctttttttggcgtctttgtagtgttattttttccctaattaaagagcggcaaagtagccactttttaatacgcttctacagcgtgtttccaaacttttacaTCCATTTGTAGATGCCCTCCCCTTagatataaaaatctgaaaaaaattcaggaagtagCCAACTATTATGGctacttccaaaaaaaatttcaacaccctccgtcaaaaacccgattttttgggaacgcggcgaaaatcggctttttacataagcttctctccgCTCCTCTCGTtcgtttccaaacttctggtaggtactgtataaaCCACAAATAAACTCCCAAGTTTCCAATGCTTTGGGTTTTTGGTTGCACCAAAGGTGGGAAAGTGACCTtccaagatggcaacctcgaACCACTCTATAAGAGCCTCCcattaggggagaccggggctatgtgggacacggGGCTAAAATGTACAGGGCAATTTTTATATGTAAAATTTGTCTTAAAATTACGAAATACATACAGCGTATGTtaaatgatgttttatttataatattaattttttttcctgaatttctgattttttgtCGAGTTGTatgggaaaaaccaaaaaatgggaatcggaaaaaaaatttccgacgttttgtttttcattttcgtaatatttttttttatatttttatagaaCCCAGATAGCTGTTTGATAGGGTTTTTTTCCTAGTTTAAgataatattaatattttataaaaaatgagTTCCTAAGTATGAtatattttagtttatttgatgttgtttTGGTTCGGGTTAAACGGGACATGGAAAACGGGGTAAAACAGGTATTGCCAGATCAACGTTATTTCCAGAAAAACGCCCcctggcaacaacaacaaaggaaaaattatcaaaaagacTTTTTTGATAGTATCTCCACTTCtactttacaaaataaataaaaagacaacacttctgaaagggaaatgaatttccttttcagcagtgcattatttaataaatataattaagccgttgcagagaaaattgatgttccatttttcccccggctctgttccgtttaaccctaaattttttgtttttcggcatTTTTTCATGTTGGCATTTCATCATATAACTATTGAATgattcaacgaaaaaaattaaaaaaataacctaatGTTAATAAATGCCAGGGAATCACacctatacttttattttttcataattcttagttttattaaaatggcagccaaaagaaaaaaaatgtcccacatagccccggtctcccctacttaGTAAACAGCTTATTCAGACAAATAGTGAAAACACCCTGATCTGAACACccagattgttttttgttggtttaagAAGTGTGCTAACGAGAAATAAATGTAATATGAATATAtctaatatataaaaatatataaatctaATAATTTCCCCATGCCCATGACCCAATAGAGTGGTTCGAGTTTGCCATCTTGGATGGTTGGTATCCCACCTTTGGTTCAACCACAACCCAAAAGCATTGACATTGTCCCAAAAGTGAACGAATGGAAAGACAaaggaagaattaaaaaagaggGACCGACCCCTTTCTTCCCCACTCTATTCTTCCCCTCCTTGACTGTCCTTCCATTCGTACCCTTTTCTTATGGACAATGTCGATGCTTCTGTGTTAAAGGTGGAATACCGACCATCCAAGATGACAACCTCGAATCACTCTATAGAAACCAAACCGAATAAAGGGAAGGAGACGGTAAAAGATGTAAGCCATTCAATTTTATGAGGATAATTTTTATTCACACTGGAAGTATATATTTCACTATGCTGTGTGAAGGGGACTAATGTATTTCAGAATTCACCTAAAATTATCTTACGTAGAAGAaaactgttttcttttgaatgaaccgacaaaattttcaaattttccgatATCCTATAGCCAATAACAGCGCTTTACATGACCCCATAGCTATATCCCACATAACCATAATTCGAGACGttctcaactctttttttatatttccggTTTTTAGTTGAACTGCAATCTGTAGATGGACCTGTCTTATTTTGTGCTCTTCTTATTTAATTATAATCGCATGAATTTTCATTCAATCTCCCTTGTATAATCCTATGAAAAAGaaccattttcaaataatctCCTAGTCGATTTTCAAATTGCGTATATCGGATGATCAATAATTTCAATatagggctgttcgacatatttttgatatttgttcccatcgcggcaacgcagcatTTGAGCCAAGATGATGTCTGCTACAATTGTCCGCCCCGCCTTGTCTGGCTTTGTCTGACCACTGACGAAGGTCAGATGACGTCAAGAAAATTCAGACCAAATCTGACACGTGATGTGTTAATGTGCTTCACCATTTTCAGCCAAGAAGCGCCACGAAGTCAGTTCCGTGTCGTCTGTTGAATCGGGATCggcaacacattttttgaaacagaCGGCATTATTCCTAGAGGTTTTCTGTGTTGCTTGTTTTCCAATATGCCCTAAACAAATTCTGTGTTGATAATCAAGAAACCCACTACCGTTGGATGGATACCCGCAGAGTTTCAAATCATTTCCAGTGGCGCAGTTGGTTAGCGCATGGTACTTATACGACAGTAAATCTGATAAGCTAATATCGACAAGTAATGCCGAGGTCGCGAGTTCGAGCCTCGCCTGgagaattgattttgaaatcgaTAAATACGGGACGCCTAAATACAGGCATGGAATATAAGCAAATTGCTCAAATTAAAGAATGTTCTACCCACCCCGTGGTCCAATTGCGTCCAGATAAAGTCTTCCGTCGCCCTTCGGTCGCTCTTGGtatttaaattacaattcCCAATGGACAATTGAACCAACCAATGATAACGGGAATACCCGAATTATAAGCGTAAAAAagtccaaaacaaaaatgccgCCATCACCAGGaggagatgaaaaaaaatcgcaATTATCCCTTGCTAACGCAGGTGAGCTGACAATTCTACATTTCTTCATTTGGATTCAAAAAGACTACCAAAAGCCGTCACCAGATGGGGGTTTTAGCACTGACAGGGCAATAGCCATAGAGGGCTATTGCCCTGTCGGACTACCATGGCAATAGATTTCACGCATTTTAAAATGCAGACGTCGGAGTGTAGAccattagacaaaaaattaaatgaaaaacaaactgtATATTTGTAAGAATTGCATAAAGTCAGCAAATTATATCAcaccattttcctttttttcaatttgatagaAAAAATATGCTATTAATTCTAGCGGTTAGAATCTTGCTTCTCATAGTCGTCGGCGGCACTAACTTGTTCATCGCTGATATGTTCTTCGTCGCAATCACTACCACTCATTTCTGTTGTAACGAATCTGCAAACCAGTTTTcttgtaaattatttttttgccgaAAATTACGGTAAATCTGTTGTTTCAATTATGTGCGAAGTTCagtattattttttacctGTAAGGTTTTTCGTCACCTCTGATGTCACAAATCACATTTGTAAGCGCCATGATGTAATTTTTGGCCAAAGTTAAGGTCTCGATTTTGGAAAGTTTTCTTTCTACTTGAATGTGTGGTATAACTGTTCTTAATTCCTGCTTCCAAAATTTAGATAAATTTCCATTGTTTTTACAATCCGATTTAGGTAATTTACCTCAAATGCCGCATTCAATCCATGCATTCGCAGTCGTTCGCGTTCATTACTTTCCAGACGCCGGAGATTTCTTTCCCTCGCAGAAGCTcgcggtttttttcttttcaattctaCTAAAGGGTTAACATCCCGAGGCGTTCTACTATGATTATCCATCGTTAGTTGGCATGATCTACTTAGGCCATGTGTTCCAGGAATGTTAGTGGTtgacaaattttcaaatgttgttttttctaaaGGAGACACTTTGTTTAGTACTAATCATTTTATAACAAACAGAATAATCTCGAGaataatttaaacatttaaaaaacttattcACAAAATTGTGAAATCATTACTATAAAATGCTTTATAAATGGATGCAAATACCTCCATTCTTTTGAGAATTTCTTAGTGGTGAATATCTCTCACATCCAAACTTCAAATCGTCATCTTCCCAGGTTGAAAGACTTGATTCTCTCTCAGAAGCATTTTCGCTAatactttgttttgtttccatgGTTAAttctgttaaaatattttatacaaGACCAATtgtgaaaaataattctaaaaattgGATAATAGATGGTAGGGTATCATTGCGCTGGCGCGTGGagtgattttttaataaactaAAATCTTTACATGGTGCAGGTGGGaattatcttctttttctcatcaaaCTTGGAATCATCAAAGGGATATGGAAGGGATTTTGAAATAACTTTCATATTAAAAAGTAACTATTTTGCGCTATTTTGCGCttgtgatgagaaaagtttccCCGCTGGTTTATCTGTTCTGTAGCTtacacttgtttttttgttttttttttacttttgaaaaagCCGGTTCTATCATTATGCTTATAAGGCGAAAAAGGGTATAAGtgtaacaaataaaatgaacgATAGTGACGAACTGACGAAGCGCCCGCGTTCCAAGACTTCggattctttgatttttccgGTTGAaataagtttgagaaaaaaaaattatgttttttcccTTCAATTTCAAGATtctagcagtttttcatttattttttataggtTAATTCGAGAAAATAGCTGGTTTGACAATCACGAATACGGTTTACtcaaaatggaaatttgaACTAGCTAGAATATACTTGTTTTAAacttaaatgtaaaagacaaATAATCAGTTGAAGGCCTTCAATGGTTATTATTACCACAAGCTTGAGATGCAGATGCCTTTAAGTAAGTCAAAACTGTTGCCAACGTTTTCCCCCTAGAGCTATATATACAGACCGCACCCTCACCTGCAGGGCAAGGTACAAACAGCAAGCGCATTCTTCAAACCTTAAGTTGTCCGCCCCACTTATTTTCCGGTTTTGGAAATTAGTTCAACTTTATTCAACATTTAAAGGAGAACAGAAGGTTTTGCTATGTAcaagggaaatttgaaaatgtgtgTCTAAAACCTGTTGTATCCCCCACTCGAAATATCCAATGAGCGCAGTCCAACACGACCATGCCGGTTCATacgatgcattttttttttgttttgttttgtttttttccacccaACTTAAAATCTAAAACAACGAAATCTTAATtaactaaattttaattacccTGCACTTTTACTCCTAACTCGTTGTTTGAGAATTATTGTTCAAAGCAAGAAAAGTATGAAAACATGAACATTGGTTTTGGATTCGATTGTTGAAGAGCTAACCACGTTATTTAAAATtccatcattttaaaattaaggataatcatttaaaattttgcaaCCAGTTTTTTAGGCATCggaattttaaattgatttttttaaagaagactTGAATGTTAACTTACCATTAAAGTTGAAAGTACGAATTTATCACAAAAAGCACATTTCATGAGAGAGAAACCTGCTTCAAGCTGAACACGAGAATATTGGGAAGTAAACTAAAACTCATTTCACTGGTTGAGCAGCATTGATGCCAGGGGAAAGGAGGCCGACCCTTGTGAATGCTGGTGTAGTGATAGAAAGGAGGAAGGGAGGACtattcactttttttctttccagtacAATCGTTACGGAGAAAGCAGTTCGAAACAACACCAAAGCTCCGCTATGTCACGCTCATCTGAAAATCAACCTCAATATCAATCATTCGTTAAGAGCCCTTAAGGAAGAACCCTCGGCTGTGAATGCCAAATGACTATTGGCTACCTGGAGCTGGAGTATATGTTTGAGTAAGTTTGCACTATCGCTGCGATGGTGATTAAAATTACACTTACTATAGAAATGCggtaaaacaaaatgtttcaaagaTTTTAGGCTACATATAATGAAGTATGAATAGAATTGAACTAATTCGAATTTAGTTCAAATGTAAAGGCAGTTCAGAGAtctaacctttaaaaaattctttatgAATTAGCTGAAAATCTTTGAAAACAGTTTCTGTAACCAATCACTGTTATGAAATTAGGTACACTTCAATGGAAAAAGTTTCATTTGGGAGAATAAAGTTTAGTCGATTTTTGGAAttagaaattatttgaaaaaacccgATTTTACGGAGCATGTTTCTAAAATAGCATTTCAGAACCGGTTACTTCCATTCGTTGGGCGTGGTCATATAACGCTGTCTTTTCTAAAGTAATAATTAACAATCAGTTCTACAtttaaatgtattttctaCTTTACAATGTTCGGTTGCAAGTTAGTTCAGTTCAGTCCGTATTGTTTTATTACTCTTTTTAGCAATAAGAACTGCCTTATTTAGTTATTTATAAGAGAATCTTGATACTTGATATAGGAAAGGCAAGAGCAAGAAGGAAGGCAAGAACAATGCTCCAAAGACACTGTTTCAGGTGCATAGCTCCAGGCAAAGGTAATATCCGtagttgaaaagaaaacaagcagtaaaaatgaaaagaaaagggacacATTTTGAATCGAACTATTTATTTCCGATTACCgaattaatgaaaatcaaatcattttagGTATAACAGTGATATGGTCATAAGGATCTAATCTagttattaaaattttgtgatttgttttcttccaatagaagaaatttgaatattgacTTTATCGGCATGAAAAATAGTTACATCATTAGATTTCCAAGAGTAACAAAAGTAGATCAGAATTAGAATGTGTCCGTTACTTAACGGTTTTATTGGCTGGTCAGACGTGAAGGCGTGCAAGTGGAAGCAACAAAATCTACTAATTCAGCGTACGCAACCAGTTTGCCTGACGAGAGAACATGGTTCGGTCGGTTGGTGTCTTAATGCATGTTTGGATTTATGTTTAGTGTAATTAAATAGTTTTGTGGTCAGAAAACAGTTTGTCCTCCTTCCAAACCcccaacttttattttcaaaagctGAAACTGCATTGAAACTGTTACGTTTAGCAATTAAccctttctaaaaaaaaagtgatgggACCTTTTCTAGCCGTTTTACAGCTTCACAATTCGGTATCAAATATGAATATTATATGAACGGTAAAATGAAttctaaaaattaaacattagaATTTTTACTATTTCACACTtcataattaaaacaaaaactcaatttggatatttatttttgtttgttcagaATCAAAGCCCATTGTTCACTGTAAATTCAAAAGGCATATGTTGTATTTAATTACATTACTACTTCAGCGTACTGTGATAACTAATAAGATTGCTGAACCGCTCCTCTAGGCTCTCTAGGCTTTAACTTTAATCAAGCGCCTCTAGTGAGAGCGGTGAACAACTCCGTTTTACACTTGTTAACAACATTCACTTAAACCTCGTATCAAAACACTTCCAAAACCAATGATTGACTACGATGACAACCGCATTAACgttgccattttttaaaaagggataCAGCAATCCAAGTATGACAATACGGGTAGGCCGGGTAGGCACGGTAGATATGTTGGTTGTAGCAATCCGTGTGCAAGGTTCTAGCAATCCGTGACATATATACCAATTGCCATTGGTAATTATAGCTACCGCTATATATGTCATGGATTGCTAGAACCTTGCACACGGATTGCTACAACCAACATATCTACCGGGCCTACCGGCTATAGCTGTCATCAACTCCCGTTGAATAAGAGTCAGGGCAGATACGCAGTCATTTCTTAAATGGCTTTTAAGCATttgattatctttttcttaa
The sequence above is drawn from the Daphnia pulicaria isolate SC F1-1A chromosome 1, SC_F0-13Bv2, whole genome shotgun sequence genome and encodes:
- the LOC124327252 gene encoding class A basic helix-loop-helix protein 15-like — encoded protein: METKQSISENASERESSLSTWEDDDLKFGCERYSPLRNSQKNGEKTTFENLSTTNIPGTHGLSRSCQLTMDNHSRTPRDVNPLVELKRKKPRASARERNLRRLESNERERLRMHGLNAAFEELRTVIPHIQVERKLSKIETLTLAKNYIMALTNVICDIRGDEKPYRFVTTEMSGSDCDEEHISDEQVSAADDYEKQDSNR